A single Sphingopyxis chilensis DNA region contains:
- a CDS encoding lipoxygenase family protein: MSYPMPQLEPSGAAPAVPMPSASPTLPQDDTPAQQAARAAQLAATQSVYTWTTDVPTLPGVPLATTVPKNDEPTIAWFVILIGVGLGIVRNALTVKLAGVDAGELGSELDSSRATYEAALTECDAIEASTAKVAAEHGVHTGGNIFEHIVGDVENAVAAAERDAHIALLKGYKERLEDLMKVEEATSLGSKTPRSVEAYRALFATLPVPGVSYMFQDDAEFARLRVQGPNCMLIAAAGDALPANFPLSGAQYAAVVNGDTLAAALADRRLFMLDYKPLEVLDPGTYGSLAKYAWQPMALFAVPPGGSSAVPVAIQCGQDPADWPIFTPSPTFDKLWGWEMAKFIVQVADGNYHELFAHLARTHLVIEAFAVATHRHLAEVHPVWALLVPHFEGTLFINEQAATSLIAADGPIDHIFAGSIASSQLAAVDARLAFDFYGKMPHADFAERGVGVDSALADYPYRDDALLVWDAIHEWARQYIDLYYAHDADVVADTELAAWAACLAGEAKIKGFGPVTTRARLVEICAMVIFTASAQHAAVNFPQKDIMAFSPAVTGAGWQAAPNGQRGHDKAGWLAMMPPMALALEQLNLLELLGSVHYRPLGDYRSNAFPYPLWFQDPRVTGAEGPLAWFKAALAGVEAEIVARNSERMQPYPYLQPSLIPTSINI; encoded by the coding sequence ATGTCTTACCCGATGCCGCAACTCGAACCATCCGGCGCCGCGCCGGCGGTGCCGATGCCGTCCGCCTCCCCGACGCTTCCGCAGGACGATACGCCCGCGCAACAGGCGGCGCGCGCGGCGCAGCTGGCCGCTACCCAGTCCGTTTACACATGGACGACGGACGTCCCGACCCTGCCCGGCGTGCCGCTCGCCACGACCGTTCCGAAGAATGACGAGCCGACGATCGCCTGGTTCGTGATCCTGATCGGCGTCGGGCTGGGCATTGTTCGGAACGCTTTAACGGTGAAGCTTGCCGGCGTCGACGCGGGGGAGTTGGGGAGCGAACTCGACAGCTCGCGCGCCACCTATGAAGCCGCGCTCACCGAATGCGACGCGATCGAAGCGTCGACCGCCAAGGTCGCGGCCGAGCATGGCGTCCACACCGGCGGCAATATCTTCGAACACATCGTCGGCGACGTCGAGAATGCCGTCGCCGCCGCCGAGCGCGACGCGCATATCGCGTTGCTCAAAGGCTATAAGGAGCGGCTTGAGGATCTGATGAAGGTCGAAGAGGCCACCAGCCTCGGCAGCAAGACGCCGCGGAGCGTCGAGGCGTATCGCGCGCTGTTCGCTACGCTGCCGGTTCCGGGCGTCAGCTATATGTTTCAAGACGATGCCGAGTTCGCGCGGCTGCGCGTGCAGGGGCCGAACTGCATGCTGATCGCCGCGGCCGGCGATGCGCTGCCCGCGAACTTCCCGCTGAGCGGCGCCCAATATGCCGCGGTCGTCAATGGCGATACGCTGGCGGCGGCCTTGGCCGACAGGCGCCTGTTCATGCTCGACTACAAGCCGCTCGAGGTCCTCGACCCAGGCACTTACGGCAGCCTTGCCAAATATGCCTGGCAGCCGATGGCTCTGTTCGCGGTGCCCCCGGGCGGCTCGTCGGCGGTGCCGGTAGCGATCCAGTGCGGGCAGGACCCCGCCGACTGGCCGATCTTCACCCCCTCGCCGACCTTCGACAAGCTATGGGGATGGGAAATGGCGAAATTCATCGTGCAGGTCGCCGACGGCAATTATCACGAGCTGTTCGCGCATCTCGCGCGCACCCATCTGGTGATCGAGGCGTTCGCGGTCGCGACGCACCGCCATCTTGCCGAAGTCCATCCGGTCTGGGCGCTGCTTGTCCCGCATTTCGAGGGCACCTTGTTCATCAACGAACAGGCGGCAACGTCGCTGATCGCAGCGGACGGCCCGATCGACCATATTTTCGCGGGCTCGATCGCGTCGAGCCAGCTCGCTGCCGTCGATGCGCGGCTGGCATTCGACTTTTACGGCAAGATGCCGCACGCCGACTTTGCAGAACGCGGCGTGGGCGTCGACTCGGCGCTCGCCGATTATCCCTATCGCGACGACGCACTGCTTGTGTGGGACGCGATCCACGAATGGGCGCGGCAATATATCGATCTTTATTATGCGCATGACGCCGACGTCGTAGCCGATACCGAGCTCGCCGCCTGGGCAGCGTGCCTCGCGGGCGAAGCGAAGATCAAGGGCTTCGGCCCCGTCACGACCCGCGCGCGGCTTGTCGAAATCTGCGCGATGGTGATCTTCACCGCGAGCGCGCAGCACGCCGCGGTCAATTTCCCGCAAAAGGACATCATGGCCTTTTCCCCCGCCGTCACGGGCGCGGGATGGCAGGCGGCGCCCAATGGCCAGCGCGGTCACGACAAGGCGGGCTGGCTCGCGATGATGCCGCCGATGGCGCTCGCGCTCGAACAGCTCAATTTGCTGGAACTGTTGGGGTCGGTCCACTACCGCCCGCTCGGCGATTATCGCAGCAACGCCTTTCCCTATCCGCTGTGGTTCCAGGACCCGCGCGTGACGGGCGCCGAGGGCCCGCTGGCGTGGTTCAAGGCCGCGCTTGCGGGCGTCGAGGCTGAGATTGTGGCGCGCAATAGCGAGCGGATGCAGCCCTACCCTTACCTGCAGCCGAGTTTGATCCCGACGAGCATCAATATCTGA
- the purC gene encoding phosphoribosylaminoimidazolesuccinocarboxamide synthase codes for MARRRQIYEGKAKILYEGPEPGTLIQYFKDDATAFNAQKRGTINGKGVLNNRISEHVFTLLGNIGVPTHFIRRLNMREQLIRQVEIVPIEVIVRNVAAGTLSKRLGIEEGTQLPRTLIEYCYKDDALGDPLVAEEHIACFNWCSQDELHDIQDMAIRINDFMSGMFAAVGIRLVDFKLEFGRLYEGDFSRIILADEISPDGCRLWDMTTNEKLDKDRFRRDLGGEVEAYQEVARRLGLMPEGGENAVLDLESHRKKKGS; via the coding sequence ATGGCCCGTCGCCGCCAGATCTACGAAGGCAAAGCCAAGATCCTTTACGAAGGCCCCGAACCGGGCACCTTGATCCAATATTTCAAGGACGACGCGACCGCGTTCAACGCGCAGAAGCGCGGGACGATCAACGGCAAGGGCGTGCTCAACAACCGGATTTCGGAGCATGTCTTCACGCTGCTCGGCAATATCGGCGTGCCCACCCACTTCATCCGCCGCCTCAACATGCGCGAGCAGCTGATCCGGCAGGTCGAGATCGTGCCGATCGAGGTGATCGTGCGCAATGTCGCGGCGGGCACGCTGTCGAAGCGTCTCGGGATCGAGGAAGGCACGCAGCTTCCGCGCACCCTGATCGAATATTGCTACAAGGACGACGCGCTCGGCGATCCGCTCGTCGCCGAGGAGCATATCGCCTGCTTCAACTGGTGCAGCCAGGACGAGCTCCACGACATCCAGGACATGGCGATCCGCATCAACGACTTCATGTCGGGCATGTTCGCCGCGGTCGGCATCCGCCTCGTCGACTTCAAGCTCGAGTTCGGCCGCCTTTATGAAGGCGACTTCAGCCGCATCATCCTCGCCGACGAGATCAGCCCCGACGGCTGCCGTCTGTGGGACATGACGACGAACGAAAAGCTCGACAAGGACCGCTTCCGCCGCGATCTCGGCGGCGAGGTCGAGGCCTATCAGGAAGTCGCGCGCCGGCTGGGCCTGATGCCCGAGGGCGGCGAGAATGCCGTGCTCGACCTCGAAAGCCACCGCAAGAAAAAGGGTAGCTGA
- a CDS encoding crotonase/enoyl-CoA hydratase family protein, whose translation MSFDQIRLDRHEGIALLTLHRPDRMNAFTTEMMLEIVAALDECDADDAVRAVIFTGSGDRAYCAGADLGQGAATFDYDKRTDKQAILPDGMSASPVAEDGTIDWSHPLIRDSGGRVSMRIFDCKKPVLGAINGAAVGIGATMTLSMDARLASETARYGFVFARRGIVPEAASSWFLPRLVGIQNAVDWCYSGRLIDAAEAHEKGLVQSVHTPGDLVDATIAKARELTDHSAPVSVALTRHMLWRMLGAPHPMSAHRWDSRAIFARGRSADAAEGVSSFLEKRPANFTVSVANDYPWFAEFEDTPPYS comes from the coding sequence ATGAGCTTCGACCAGATTCGCCTCGATCGCCATGAAGGCATCGCCCTGCTGACGCTCCACCGGCCCGACCGGATGAACGCCTTCACCACCGAAATGATGCTCGAGATCGTCGCTGCGCTCGACGAATGCGACGCCGACGACGCGGTGCGCGCGGTGATTTTCACAGGGTCTGGCGACCGCGCCTATTGCGCCGGCGCCGACCTCGGCCAAGGCGCGGCGACCTTCGATTATGACAAGCGCACCGACAAGCAGGCGATCCTGCCCGATGGCATGTCGGCGAGCCCGGTGGCCGAGGACGGCACGATCGACTGGTCACACCCGCTGATCCGCGATTCGGGCGGGCGCGTTTCGATGCGGATTTTCGACTGCAAGAAGCCGGTGCTTGGCGCGATCAACGGCGCCGCGGTCGGCATCGGCGCGACGATGACATTGTCGATGGACGCGCGCCTCGCGAGCGAAACGGCGCGCTACGGCTTCGTCTTCGCGCGGCGCGGGATCGTGCCGGAAGCAGCGTCGAGCTGGTTCCTGCCGCGCCTCGTCGGCATCCAGAATGCCGTCGACTGGTGCTATTCGGGTCGTCTGATCGACGCCGCCGAAGCGCATGAAAAAGGTCTCGTGCAATCGGTCCACACGCCCGGCGATCTGGTCGACGCCACGATCGCCAAGGCGCGCGAGCTGACCGACCATAGCGCGCCGGTGTCGGTCGCGCTGACCCGCCACATGCTGTGGCGCATGCTCGGCGCGCCGCACCCGATGAGCGCGCACCGCTGGGACAGCCGCGCGATCTTTGCCCGCGGGCGCAGCGCCGACGCCGCCGAGGGCGTGTCGAGCTTCCTCGAAAAGCGTCCGGCGAACTTCACCGTCAGCGTTGCCAACGACTATCCGTGGTTCGCCGAGTTCGAGGATACGCCGCCCTATAGTTGA
- a CDS encoding SRPBCC family protein: MSESDVRSVTVKREIPHPPEKVWRALTTQHLIEEWLMKNDFGLDLGQRFQLRGDWGHVDCEILDIDPGRSLSYSWNTAHDDPAYRLESTVTFTLEPTPAGTLLRMEQVGFRPDQKQAFGGAKGGWPIHLENLEKVVATLD, translated from the coding sequence ATGAGTGAGAGCGACGTGCGCAGCGTGACCGTGAAGCGCGAAATCCCGCACCCGCCCGAAAAGGTCTGGCGCGCGTTGACGACGCAGCATCTGATCGAGGAATGGCTGATGAAGAACGACTTCGGTCTCGATCTCGGCCAACGCTTTCAGTTGCGCGGCGACTGGGGCCACGTCGACTGCGAGATCCTCGACATCGATCCGGGACGCAGCCTCTCCTACAGTTGGAATACCGCGCACGACGATCCGGCCTATCGCCTCGAAAGCACCGTCACCTTCACGCTCGAACCGACCCCCGCCGGTACCTTGCTGCGGATGGAGCAGGTCGGTTTCCGCCCCGACCAGAAGCAGGCCTTCGGCGGCGCGAAGGGCGGCTGGCCCATCCATCTCGAAAATCTCGAGAAGGTCGTGGCAACGCTCGACTGA
- a CDS encoding ArsR/SmtB family transcription factor, whose protein sequence is MQPIPDLLFKALADPSRRGLFERLCLEGEQTVGALTAGAGISQPAVSKHLGLLKQAGLVQGRGEGRQTHYSARRDALAPLVDWTGRMNRFWEARFDDLEDLLGRMDQ, encoded by the coding sequence ATGCAACCCATACCGGACCTCCTCTTCAAGGCGCTCGCGGATCCCAGCCGGCGTGGGCTCTTCGAACGGCTCTGTCTCGAAGGCGAGCAGACGGTCGGTGCGCTCACCGCAGGTGCGGGCATCTCGCAGCCTGCGGTTTCCAAACATCTCGGCCTGCTCAAGCAGGCGGGGCTGGTGCAGGGCCGCGGCGAAGGCCGCCAGACGCACTACAGTGCGCGGCGGGACGCGCTCGCGCCGCTCGTCGACTGGACAGGCCGCATGAACCGCTTCTGGGAAGCGCGGTTCGACGATCTCGAAGATTTGCTGGGAAGGATGGATCAATGA
- a CDS encoding RidA family protein: MPNRAINPTGVSYAQAHLAEAPARWLFVSGQIPVDEKGQVPADFESQCRLVWRNVETQLRAGGMSLQDLVKVTVFLSDRQYREANYKVRHEVLGDCSPALTIIIADIYDEAWLLEIEAIAAV; this comes from the coding sequence ATGCCCAACCGCGCGATCAATCCCACCGGCGTTTCCTATGCCCAAGCACATCTGGCCGAGGCGCCGGCGCGCTGGCTGTTCGTCAGCGGCCAGATTCCGGTCGACGAGAAGGGCCAAGTGCCTGCGGACTTCGAGTCCCAATGCCGGCTTGTATGGCGTAATGTCGAAACGCAGCTTCGGGCAGGCGGCATGTCGTTGCAAGACCTCGTCAAGGTCACCGTCTTTCTGTCCGACCGCCAGTATCGCGAAGCGAACTACAAGGTCCGGCACGAAGTTCTTGGCGATTGCTCGCCCGCGCTGACGATCATCATCGCAGACATTTATGACGAGGCCTGGCTGCTCGAGATCGAGGCGATCGCCGCCGTCTAG
- a CDS encoding Lrp/AsnC family transcriptional regulator → MDAIDRQIVAMLRANARLPLKTLAATVGLARSSVRERLSKLEAVGTIGGYHARIVNEGGIAAILQLRLARTPSPDIVAAITGMAEVARCYSLSGEIDLLVEIEAADAAQLNATRDRIATIAGVEDTTTALILKRDKDR, encoded by the coding sequence ATGGACGCGATCGACCGGCAGATTGTGGCGATGCTGCGCGCCAATGCCCGTCTCCCGCTCAAGACGCTCGCCGCGACGGTCGGACTTGCGCGCAGCTCGGTGCGTGAGCGACTGTCGAAGCTCGAGGCGGTGGGAACGATCGGCGGCTATCATGCGCGCATCGTCAACGAAGGCGGGATTGCGGCGATCCTGCAGCTGCGGCTTGCGCGGACACCGTCGCCGGACATTGTCGCGGCGATCACCGGCATGGCGGAGGTCGCGCGTTGCTATTCGTTGAGCGGCGAGATCGACCTGCTCGTCGAGATCGAGGCGGCCGATGCCGCGCAACTCAATGCCACGCGCGACCGGATCGCGACGATCGCGGGCGTCGAGGACACGACGACCGCGCTGATCCTGAAGCGCGACAAGGATCGCTAG
- a CDS encoding TolB family protein, with protein MPFIDRAAILFGTTALSACSAAADTSATGAAMLWTPAAISSEGYESSPTFTPDGQTMIYLAADKDFGSYRLMQSSCTGGAWGAPTPPSFAKPLPVIEADASIAPDGKRLYYVSTRHAPETDNFDIWYVERTPDGRWGDPQRLPEPVNSPAAELLPRTDAAGRLYFGSSRKGSAGGGDIYVATEIRPGEWAVANVGPPVSTAGHDYEAEISRDGQTMVTVSDRGDRSHLYRYRREGNRWIETGRIPADPDQFQVGPLLSPKGDRLLFAQRYGAQSGEMFLIDLVTDPHRSWPPDCRNQAAS; from the coding sequence ATGCCGTTTATCGACCGCGCCGCGATCCTGTTTGGTACCACCGCGCTGTCCGCGTGCAGCGCCGCCGCGGACACGTCGGCAACCGGTGCCGCAATGCTTTGGACCCCGGCCGCCATCTCAAGCGAGGGCTATGAATCCTCGCCCACCTTCACCCCCGACGGACAGACGATGATCTACCTTGCGGCGGACAAGGATTTCGGCAGCTATCGACTAATGCAATCGAGCTGCACCGGGGGGGCGTGGGGCGCGCCGACGCCGCCATCCTTTGCAAAGCCACTACCCGTTATCGAAGCTGATGCGTCTATCGCGCCCGACGGCAAGCGACTTTATTATGTTTCGACGCGCCACGCGCCCGAAACCGATAATTTCGACATCTGGTATGTCGAGCGCACGCCCGATGGCCGGTGGGGCGATCCGCAACGCCTGCCCGAGCCCGTCAACTCGCCTGCCGCCGAGCTCCTGCCGCGAACCGATGCCGCAGGGCGGCTATATTTCGGATCGAGCCGCAAGGGCAGCGCGGGCGGCGGCGACATTTATGTCGCGACCGAGATCCGGCCGGGTGAATGGGCCGTCGCCAATGTCGGCCCGCCGGTGAGCACCGCGGGCCATGACTATGAAGCCGAGATTTCACGCGACGGACAAACGATGGTCACCGTGTCCGACCGCGGCGACCGGTCGCATCTGTATCGTTATCGCCGCGAGGGCAACCGCTGGATCGAAACCGGCCGCATCCCCGCCGATCCAGATCAGTTCCAGGTCGGGCCGCTGCTGTCACCCAAGGGCGACCGGCTGCTCTTTGCCCAGCGGTACGGCGCGCAGTCGGGCGAAATGTTCCTGATCGACCTCGTCACCGATCCCCACCGGTCTTGGCCGCCCGACTGTCGCAATCAGGCCGCATCATAG
- a CDS encoding alkaline phosphatase D family protein translates to MHQLWNEIDRRLLIKLGTAGLAALSLPGAALAAMAQGFTHGVASGEPGANSVLLWTRYAAASDTALTIELSDSADFARVVAGGSVTAKAERDHTAKITVDGLEAGRWYFYRFVAPDGAKSITGRTRTLPAGPTRAFTIALFSCSNLPFGWFNAYAHAAARNDIDLVAHVGDYLYEYQVGDYPSPKDALPGRDIQPTHEMVSLADYRLRYAAYRADADLQRLHALFPMIAQWDDHEFANDVWKGGAENHNEGEGDWRVREAAAERAYREWMPVADTRWRDYQVGDLATIFLPETRVTARDRQYEIDEIVAGGGDPAAKLKQFAEGAYRDPARQMIGAQQEAWLFDGFARSTRAGTRWQVCAQQVVMGSLFAPPETKDWFGSDQPDHVRRRVETGQFAAKAGLPFNLDAWDGYPAARSRLLAAAQRADADLVTLTGDTHNAWAFDLAEDGRPAGIEIAGHSVTSPGYENYTKGVSDAARVSALRRSSPELKWANTEDRGYVTVQLTREKVTANWHNVETIRTHSPALKGTHSMTAMRGRRAYDAA, encoded by the coding sequence GTGCATCAGCTGTGGAACGAAATCGATCGCCGCTTGCTCATCAAGCTCGGCACCGCGGGGCTTGCCGCGCTGTCCTTGCCCGGCGCTGCGCTCGCCGCCATGGCGCAGGGCTTCACTCACGGGGTCGCGAGCGGCGAGCCGGGAGCGAATTCGGTGCTGCTGTGGACGCGCTATGCCGCGGCCAGCGACACGGCGCTGACGATCGAGCTGTCCGACAGCGCCGATTTCGCCCGCGTCGTCGCGGGCGGCAGCGTCACCGCCAAAGCCGAGCGCGACCACACCGCAAAAATAACGGTGGACGGGCTCGAAGCCGGCCGCTGGTACTTCTACCGCTTCGTCGCGCCCGACGGGGCTAAGTCGATCACCGGCCGCACGCGCACGCTTCCCGCAGGGCCGACGCGCGCCTTCACGATCGCGCTCTTCTCCTGCTCGAACCTGCCGTTCGGCTGGTTCAACGCCTATGCCCATGCGGCGGCACGGAACGATATCGACCTCGTCGCGCATGTCGGCGACTATCTCTACGAATATCAGGTCGGCGATTATCCGTCGCCGAAGGACGCGCTGCCCGGCCGCGATATCCAGCCCACGCACGAGATGGTGAGTCTTGCCGACTACCGGCTGCGCTACGCCGCCTATCGCGCCGACGCGGACCTCCAACGCCTCCACGCGCTGTTCCCTATGATCGCCCAGTGGGACGATCATGAATTCGCGAACGACGTCTGGAAGGGCGGCGCGGAAAACCACAATGAAGGCGAGGGCGATTGGCGGGTTCGCGAAGCGGCGGCCGAGCGCGCCTATCGAGAATGGATGCCCGTCGCCGACACGCGCTGGCGCGACTATCAGGTCGGCGATCTCGCGACGATCTTCCTCCCCGAAACGCGCGTGACCGCACGCGACCGCCAGTATGAGATCGACGAGATCGTCGCGGGCGGCGGCGACCCGGCGGCGAAGCTCAAGCAATTCGCCGAAGGGGCCTATCGTGATCCTGCGCGCCAGATGATCGGCGCGCAGCAGGAGGCATGGCTGTTCGACGGCTTCGCCAGATCGACGCGCGCGGGAACGCGCTGGCAGGTCTGCGCGCAGCAGGTGGTGATGGGCAGCCTGTTCGCCCCGCCCGAGACGAAGGACTGGTTCGGTTCCGACCAGCCCGACCATGTCCGCCGCCGCGTCGAGACGGGGCAATTCGCGGCGAAGGCGGGGCTGCCGTTCAACCTCGACGCGTGGGACGGCTATCCGGCGGCGCGCTCGCGCCTGCTCGCCGCCGCGCAGCGCGCCGACGCCGACCTTGTCACGCTGACCGGCGACACGCACAACGCCTGGGCGTTCGACCTGGCGGAGGACGGGCGGCCCGCGGGGATCGAGATCGCGGGGCACAGCGTCACCTCGCCCGGCTATGAAAATTACACGAAGGGCGTCTCGGACGCGGCGCGCGTTTCGGCGCTGCGCCGTTCGTCGCCCGAACTCAAATGGGCGAATACCGAGGACCGCGGCTATGTGACGGTTCAGTTGACGCGCGAAAAGGTCACCGCGAACTGGCACAACGTCGAAACGATCCGCACCCATTCGCCCGCGCTGAAGGGCACGCACAGCATGACGGCGATGCGCGGGCGGCGGGCCTATGATGCGGCCTGA
- a CDS encoding DUF3667 domain-containing protein, with protein sequence MTGDIEGIGSAVTAGLAARAVEPRRGEGGAHGQGPLRCLNCGTSLVGSHCHHCGQRADVHRSFGAIGHDLVHAIFHFEGKIWNTLPLLTWRPGDLTRRYIHGERARFISPLALFLFAVFLTYAVLAMVGSGGGVGEELSKAAAEQTRTAAIKDSMQEEVDRVDAELAKADLPAARRDALKTERDVLQKSADYLGISRSRSKAERDADRAAGPPVLENPADQVKTSADFISRNKVDTGVPFIDHGLKKAFANPALVLYKLQANAYKFAWALIPLSLPFMWLLFPFSRRFHTYDHFVFVTYSISFMLLLFVVVRLLNLTIFGELATFFAMLYVPFHMYRQLRGAYRSSRFGALVRATLLLFFSLFAVIWFMLLLLALGISG encoded by the coding sequence ATGACAGGGGATATCGAGGGTATCGGGAGCGCGGTGACGGCGGGCCTCGCGGCGCGCGCGGTCGAACCGCGCCGCGGCGAAGGCGGAGCGCACGGCCAGGGGCCGCTGCGCTGCCTCAATTGCGGCACCAGTCTCGTGGGATCGCACTGCCATCATTGCGGCCAGCGCGCCGACGTGCATCGCAGTTTCGGCGCGATCGGGCATGACCTCGTCCATGCGATCTTCCATTTCGAGGGCAAGATCTGGAACACGCTGCCGCTCTTGACCTGGCGCCCCGGCGACCTGACGCGCCGTTATATCCATGGCGAACGCGCGCGCTTCATCTCGCCGCTCGCGCTGTTCCTGTTCGCGGTGTTCCTGACCTATGCGGTGCTCGCGATGGTCGGCAGCGGCGGCGGCGTCGGCGAGGAGCTCTCGAAGGCCGCGGCCGAGCAGACGCGCACCGCGGCGATCAAGGACAGCATGCAGGAGGAGGTCGACCGGGTCGACGCCGAACTGGCGAAGGCCGACCTGCCCGCCGCGCGGCGCGATGCGCTGAAGACCGAACGCGACGTGCTGCAGAAAAGCGCCGACTATCTCGGCATTTCGCGAAGCCGCAGCAAAGCCGAGCGCGATGCCGATCGTGCGGCGGGGCCGCCGGTCCTCGAAAATCCGGCCGATCAGGTCAAAACGAGCGCCGATTTCATCTCGCGCAACAAGGTCGATACGGGGGTGCCCTTCATCGATCATGGTCTGAAGAAGGCGTTCGCGAACCCTGCGCTGGTTCTCTACAAGCTCCAGGCGAACGCCTATAAATTCGCATGGGCGCTGATCCCGCTGTCGCTCCCCTTCATGTGGCTGCTCTTTCCGTTCAGCCGGCGCTTTCACACCTACGACCATTTCGTCTTCGTCACCTATTCGATTTCGTTCATGCTGCTCCTGTTCGTCGTGGTGCGATTGCTCAACCTGACGATCTTCGGCGAACTCGCGACCTTTTTCGCGATGCTCTATGTACCCTTCCACATGTACCGCCAGCTGCGCGGCGCCTATCGCTCGTCGCGGTTCGGGGCGCTTGTGCGCGCGACGCTGCTCCTCTTTTTCAGCCTGTTCGCGGTGATCTGGTTTATGCTGTTGCTGCTCGCGCTCGGGATCAGCGGCTAG